The sequence ATGATTCGTTTCAGGGCTTCCAAATCTGCCCGGGCGCTCACGGAATGCGGCGGCCCCATCTTCTCCAACGTCAGCACTCCGCCGCCCTTGCTGTGGAAGACATTGGCGCCCGTCTCAATCATGTGGTCGTAGGAAGTGACTCCAACGCTCTTGAGTTCCCGGATGAGAGCCGGGAAGTCCGCGCCAGTCCGCGGTCGGGAATAAATCGCCTTGAGGTTTTCAGCCGTGAACGACGCCGAAGGCGCTGTTTCAGTTTTTTTCGTATTCATTTCTTTTCCTTTCGTGTTTAGTTTGGTGTGACGCTCAACGCTGCCTAACGACGGCGTTCACTTGCCGGGCCGGCTGCAAGGAACGTGGTGTCTCAAA is a genomic window of Pirellulales bacterium containing:
- a CDS encoding DUF1398 family protein, with the translated sequence MNTKKTETAPSASFTAENLKAIYSRPRTGADFPALIRELKSVGVTSYDHMIETGANVFHSKGGGVLTLEKMGPPHSVSARADLEALKRIISEHQRGLSDYPTLCRLVGEVGVEKWVCDLFAMTCSYFDKSGQKIHVELIPDGEYKK